In Lineus longissimus chromosome 9, tnLinLong1.2, whole genome shotgun sequence, one genomic interval encodes:
- the LOC135493208 gene encoding uncharacterized protein LOC135493208 isoform X2: MAPLILNKFCCFSLEQATRGAPIYVICAGTIALFLLILDQVAAGVDGFEIEGGFKSWWRVLIWKQWLACDIVMICAHIALIVMSAMLIYAIRPSRPIYKRLATLRAWFAVMICYTITEVAIGTYQYSWYGKNSFRRPYLCFTIFFFTIRMVSNILAIIVVNSRIHEIKAIVMAPVDKKMLYNIDGWASTQSGLERESLF, encoded by the exons ATGGCTCCTCTCATTCTGAATAAATTTTGTTGTTTCAGCCTCGAGCAAGCGACTCGAGGAGCTCCGATTTATGTCATT TGTGCAGGGACCATAGCCTTATTTCTTTTGATCCTAGATCAAGTGGCGGCTGGTGTGGATGGCTTTGAGATAGAGGGAGGCTTCAAGTCATGGTGGAGAGTGCTCATTTGGAAAC AATGGCTGGCGTGCGACATCGTTATGATCTGTGCCCATATCGCCCTGATCGTGATGTCTGCCATGCTGATCTACGCCATCCGTCCCAGTCGCCCCATCTACAAACGGCTGGCAACACTAAGAGCCTGGTTTGCGGTGATGATCTGTTACACGATAACAGAGGTGGCTATTGGCACCTATCAGTACAGCTGGTACGGAAAGAACAGTTTT AGACGACCTTATCTTTGTTttaccattttcttcttcaccaTCCGAATGGTTTCAAAT ATCTTGGCGATAATTGTGGTGAATTCTCGCATTCACGAGATAAAGGCCATCGTCATGGCTCCGGTAGACAAGAAGATGCTCTATAACATTGACGGATGGGCGTCGACGCAGAGTGGGTTGGAACGCGAGTCATTGTTTTAA
- the LOC135493208 gene encoding uncharacterized protein LOC135493208 isoform X1, with the protein MAPLILNKFCCFSLEQATRGAPIYVICAGTIALFLLILDQVAAGVDGFEIEGGFKSWWRVLIWKQWLACDIVMICAHIALIVMSAMLIYAIRPSRPIYKRLATLRAWFAVMICYTITEVAIGTYQYSWYGKNSFRRPYLCFTIFFFTIRMVSNILCCIVVKSRVEEIREILHRPVEKSTSQQLYPMDYHDYRDYPYYDDPEENEKHYYDPQHPPHHDPSHEKTSDSVV; encoded by the exons ATGGCTCCTCTCATTCTGAATAAATTTTGTTGTTTCAGCCTCGAGCAAGCGACTCGAGGAGCTCCGATTTATGTCATT TGTGCAGGGACCATAGCCTTATTTCTTTTGATCCTAGATCAAGTGGCGGCTGGTGTGGATGGCTTTGAGATAGAGGGAGGCTTCAAGTCATGGTGGAGAGTGCTCATTTGGAAAC AATGGCTGGCGTGCGACATCGTTATGATCTGTGCCCATATCGCCCTGATCGTGATGTCTGCCATGCTGATCTACGCCATCCGTCCCAGTCGCCCCATCTACAAACGGCTGGCAACACTAAGAGCCTGGTTTGCGGTGATGATCTGTTACACGATAACAGAGGTGGCTATTGGCACCTATCAGTACAGCTGGTACGGAAAGAACAGTTTT AGACGACCTTATCTTTGTTttaccattttcttcttcaccaTCCGAATGGTTTCAAAT ATTCTGTGTTGTATCGTGGTGAAATCACGCGTGGAAGAAATCCGTGAGATCTTGCACCGTCCGGTAGAGAAGAGCACCTCTCAGCAGCTCTACCCTATGGATTACCATGATTACCGTGATTACCCGTACTATGATGACCCAGAAGAGAATGAGAAACACTATTATGACCCACAGCACCCTCCTCATCATGACCCATCTCATGAGAAAACAAGCGATTCTGTTGTTTAA